GCCGGCTGGGGCACCATCGGCCTGCCGGCCATCGTCGGCCGGACGATGGCCGCCGATCTGCATATGGACGTCGCCGCGGTGTTCGCGGGAACGACCGTGCTGTTCGTGGTGATGGGGCTGATCGCGCCATGGCTGGCGCAGCCATTCGTGCGGTTCGGCACCCGCCGGGTGATGGCTGCGGGGACGCTCGGCACGGCGCTGGGCCTGGTGGCGCTGGCGCTGGCGCGCGGGCCGGTGTCGTATTTCGCCGCCTGGGCCGTGCTCGGTATCGGCGGCGCGGCGACGCTGACGACTGCCGCGCATATTGCGCTGAACGAGATCGCCGGCCGCAGCGCCCGGAGTGCCATCGGCGCCCTGATGCTGGTGACGGGTCTGTCGTCGAGCGTGTTCTGGCCGATCACCGCCGTCCTGTCCGATGCGATCGGCTGGCGCGGGACATGTATCGTCTATGCGCTGGGGATGGCGATCGTCTGCTGCCCGCTGTACCTGTTCGGTTTGCCGCGCCCGGCAGCGGCGACAGATGTTGCGGACGCGCCGGCGCGGGTTGCCGCGCAGCCGCGCGCGCCCGTGGCGGCTGGCACGTTCTATCTCGTTCTCGCGGCGATCGTGCCGAACAGCTTCGTCACGTTCGGACTCGCCTCGGTGGTGATCGAGCTGTTGAAGGCGAAAGGCCTGCCGGCGGCGGAGGCGATTGCGTTCGGCTCGTCGCTCGGTGTGCTGCAGGTCAGCGGCCGGCTGATCGATTTTCTC
The sequence above is drawn from the Afipia sp. P52-10 genome and encodes:
- a CDS encoding MFS transporter → MRASGAGKTLVGALCVLSVAQLAGWGTIGLPAIVGRTMAADLHMDVAAVFAGTTVLFVVMGLIAPWLAQPFVRFGTRRVMAAGTLGTALGLVALALARGPVSYFAAWAVLGIGGAATLTTAAHIALNEIAGRSARSAIGALMLVTGLSSSVFWPITAVLSDAIGWRGTCIVYALGMAIVCCPLYLFGLPRPAAATDVADAPARVAAQPRAPVAAGTFYLVLAAIVPNSFVTFGLASVVIELLKAKGLPAAEAIAFGSSLGVLQVSGRLIDFLGGGRWDGVTTGLLAAALLPLALAVLLLGGGSYATVAAFVVLYGLASGALAVARATIPLVFYDQADYAKAASRIALPLNVISALSPPILASVLTRFGSGALLGLTLLCSCTALPMLILLARRRPAWGTAAGA